From the genome of Vicia villosa cultivar HV-30 ecotype Madison, WI linkage group LG2, Vvil1.0, whole genome shotgun sequence, one region includes:
- the LOC131648337 gene encoding peroxidase 3-like, with the protein MKMENVSKYFKVLIICLFAASTHAQLELGFYAKSCPKAEQIIQKFVHEHIRNAPSLAAALIRMHFHDCFVRGCDGSVLLNSTTNQAEKNAPPNLTVRGFDFIDRIKSLVEAECPGVVSCADIIALSARDSIVVTGGPYWKVPTGRRDGVISNLVESSQNIPAPFNNFTTLQTLFANQGLNLKDLVLLSGAHTIGISLCTSFSNRLYNFTGKGDEDPSLDSEYATNLKTFKCKNINDNTTIVEMDPGSRNTFDLSYYSQVVKRRGLFESDSALLTNSVTKSLVTQFLQGTLENFYAEFAKSIEKMGQIKVKTGSQGEIRKHCALVNS; encoded by the exons atgaaaatggaaaatgtgaGTAAGTACTTCAAGGTTTTGATTATCTGTCTTTTCGCCGCATCGACTCATGCTCAATTGGAGCTAGGGTTTTATGCTAAGAGCTGTCCAAAAGCTGAACAAATCATTCAAAAATTTGTTCATGAACATATCCGCAATGCTCCATCGCTTGCAGCCGCTTTAATAAGAATGCATTTTCATGATTGTTTTGTCAGG GGATGTGATGGATCAGTTCTTCTGAACTCAACAACCAACCAAGCTGAAAAGAATGCTCCTCCAAATCTTACAGTTAGAGGATTTGATTTCATTGACAGAATCAAGAGCCTTGTTGAAGCCGAATGTCCCGGTGTTGTTTCTTGTGCTGATATCATAGCCTTATCTGCTAGAGACTCTATTGTTGTCACA GGTGGTCCCTATTGGAAAGTTCCAACAGGTAGAAGAGATGGAGTCATATCAAACTTAGTGGAATCCAGTCAAAACATTCCTGCTCCATTTAACAACTTCACCACCCTCCAAACTCTCTTTGCCAATCAAGGACTTAATTTAAAAGACTTAGTCCTTCTCTCAG gtGCTCACACAATTGGTATCTCTCTTTGCACATCATTTTCGAACCGTTTGTACAATTTTACTGGAAAGGGTGATGAAGATCCATCACTAGACAGTGAATATGCAACAAATCTGAAGACATTTAAATGCAAGAACATCAATGACAATACTACAATAGTCGAAATGGACCCCGGAAGTCGAAACACTTTTGATCTTAGTTATTATAGTCAAGTTGTcaagagaagaggtttgtttgaATCTGATTCTGCATTGTTGACAAATTCAGTTACAAAGTCTTTGGTGACTCAATTTCTTCAAGGGACACTTGAAAATTTCTATGCTGAATTTGCTAAATCAATTGAGAAAATGGGTCAAATTAAAGTTAAGACAGGGTCACAGGGTGAGATCAGGAAACATTGTGCACTTGTAAATAGCTAA